ACCCAACGAGCATCCTCTATTCTTACCACCAGCGGTGCCGCCTGGCCGCCGCCGATACCATTGCGCCATATAGAGAGCGCCGCAGGCCAGACCCCCTGCTCGAATACCACCCGCGCCGCTTCTCGGGTGCTATGAGAGAAGTAAAATGCCGAGTTACTGGCGCTGGAAGGCGAGCAATAGCTCGGTGTCCATAACGGATTTTTTTCCAGCCTGTCCTGCTCCTGCTGGGCCATGGTGTAGGGGTCGCCGCTGCTCACCATCGGCAGCATTGACCAGTCGGTTACGGAAAAGTGGGCCTCATCGGCTGGTTGCCCAAGCCATTCGGCGCAAATCACCGACTGCGAGGTCGACATACCGGTACCCATCTCGGCACCGCTATGATGCAGCACGACTTTGCCATCTGTGCTCAATTCCACCCTGGCAAATGAGGTCTCGGCCCCGGTGCCAAAGTCTTTTTGCACACAGCCAAAACCGATACCGTACAGCTTGCCCGGATTGCTGCTTTCGTATTCTGCTTTCCGCGCATCGCGGTTTTTCCACAAAGGGTGTTTTGCCGCCTGCTCCAGCACTTCATCGGCCCGAATAGCCCCGGCAGGAATCGCTCCCTGGGTATTTTTCATTCCTGATTTAAGAACATTGCGCAGGCGCAGATCGATAGGATCGATGTTGAGGATTTCAGCCATCTCATCGATCATCATTTCGGTGGCCGCCATACTTTGCAGGGTGCCGTAACCGCGCGCCGATCCGGCATCTATTGCGCGGGAAGCCAGGCCAACTGAGGAGAGATCGCTCTTCGGGAAATAATAAATAGACTGCGCCGCCGTAGCGCCAACCATCACGACTGAAGGCGTGAAGTTGGAGCGCCCGCCGCCGTCGGCGGTCATTTCACCGTGCAGGCTCTGCAACATGCCGCTTTTTTTATCCACCGCTACCGTGTAATTGATATCGAAAGCGTGGCGTTTAAGAGAGCTTTGGAACTGCTCGTAACGGTCATTTGCCAGGCGTACCGGCAGACCATCGCCATAAAGCGCCGCCACCGCGCCGTAATAAGGGAAGTTAGTGTGATCTTTGGAGCCGTAACCAACCGTATAACACGGGTGCATAATCAGGCGTTTCACCCCGGCCTGGAACGGCGCAATCATGCCTGGCATCGCCGCTGCCACTTCCTGCGGAGACTGGGTAGGGATAACCAAATGCAGAGTTTGCGAGGCGGCATCGTACCAGCCATTGGCGTTATCCGGCTCCAGAGCGGCGGTATCGATAGACTGAGTGGTATAGCGCCGCGACATCACCAGCCACTCTTCCGGCGGCTGTTTTAGCTCTCCGGCAATCCCAGCAGCATAGAACATCCCCTCTTCATCCAGCTTCCCTCCCTCGCGACCTTCCGGCCATACCGGTAGATGTTTACGCATTCCGGTTGGGAAAATCGGGGTGTCTTTCAGGCTGGAGAAACGATCGTCTTCCCATGGGGTATCGCCCCCCACGCGCACATAGCGGAAAGTTCCCCACGGGTCGCGCTCCAGCGGCCCAGTCTGCTGGCCAAAGCGTACCACTTCATCGTGAAATTTAAGCTTGTCTTTCGCCAGCCGGAAACGAGCAAAGTCGTGATAGATAAGAATGGCGACCGCGTGCCCCAGATAGGCCGGCGTCTGCCCTTCTGGCAACAGCATATCTGGCCCATAAAACTCCGGAAACGCCAGCCCGTCGCGCTTAAGATCGGCAGCGGTAACCAGCCGGTCGGGCTGCAAATCATCGCCTAACAAAGAGAGATCCAGCCCGGTGAACAGCGCATCGGCCCGGGTGGCGCGCAGCATAAAGGCATGGGCCTGGCGCTGCGGCCAGTGGGGCATATCAGCAGCCCGGATATCCCTGGCAAATACCTTTTGCCCCATAGCCTTAGCCCGGCCATCGATACGGAAACGGATACGTTTGTGCTTTGCGTCCCAGGCAGGGGACTGAAGAATACGTTGCTCAAACAGCGCCGCATAGGCTCGGCTGTAGAGGGGTGCCAGGTAAACAGATACGCCGGCGATGAGGGTACCGGTAATAAACCGCCGTCGCGACGGATTGAAATTGCTCATATTTATTCCTTTGCCCATTACTTGTTATTTTTTGAGATTTCAAAGCTATTCCAGAGCTAACTTTGTGCGCCACGGTCGCCCGCAATGCGCGCGCAAGGGCATGACGCTACAAGCGGCAATGTTGCGCAATATAATAATTATTGTTGCGCAACTATAAGGTTTTTGTGTGTATAAAGAAATGGAAATTGCTAAGGCTCGGTAAGCAAGTAGCAGCCTGATGCCTGCGGAAAATAATAACTAACCCATTAAAATCAGCTAATTGATGCTAAAACTAAATCATTGCATATCCATTGCCTGATAATAGTTATTAGATACAGTTGCGCAAAAGCCTGGTATGAGTAACTCAGAGTTGATTCAGCGCATGTGTTAACAGCATTGATCGGCCAGGGCTGCGGCGTATCACAAAGCGTGCGGGAATGGTCGGATAAAACGGCGGGGAGAAATATCGGGCGAATGGCGACCGCCTCATCTGCGTAATAGCTCGGAGGCGGATATATTCAAAACGCTATCAATAGAAAATCTGACTGTTGAGCGCTCTTTTGATTTTGCCCTGATCGTTAGTAATCAGAACATAGTAACCAGCCATATAGGTCCAGTGGCTATCGGCATCTGGCGCTGGCAGGTGGCGAATGCTCCAGTTATCAATCTGATACTCTTTGGTGCGGAAAATATCTGGTACCACATCGCCGATTTTGTAGCGTTTCGGATCGTTATAAAACTCAGAAACGTCGTACTCGCTGGCCGCATCCTTCGCCTGGGCCTTGTTACCCTGGGTGGCGTTGGCATTGGCAGCAGGAGCTGAGGCCGAAGCAGCAGGCATAGGTGCGGCCAA
This genomic interval from Salmonella enterica subsp. enterica serovar Choleraesuis contains the following:
- a CDS encoding oxidoreductase; the encoded protein is MSNFNPSRRRFITGTLIAGVSVYLAPLYSRAYAALFEQRILQSPAWDAKHKRIRFRIDGRAKAMGQKVFARDIRAADMPHWPQRQAHAFMLRATRADALFTGLDLSLLGDDLQPDRLVTAADLKRDGLAFPEFYGPDMLLPEGQTPAYLGHAVAILIYHDFARFRLAKDKLKFHDEVVRFGQQTGPLERDPWGTFRYVRVGGDTPWEDDRFSSLKDTPIFPTGMRKHLPVWPEGREGGKLDEEGMFYAAGIAGELKQPPEEWLVMSRRYTTQSIDTAALEPDNANGWYDAASQTLHLVIPTQSPQEVAAAMPGMIAPFQAGVKRLIMHPCYTVGYGSKDHTNFPYYGAVAALYGDGLPVRLANDRYEQFQSSLKRHAFDINYTVAVDKKSGMLQSLHGEMTADGGGRSNFTPSVVMVGATAAQSIYYFPKSDLSSVGLASRAIDAGSARGYGTLQSMAATEMMIDEMAEILNIDPIDLRLRNVLKSGMKNTQGAIPAGAIRADEVLEQAAKHPLWKNRDARKAEYESSNPGKLYGIGFGCVQKDFGTGAETSFARVELSTDGKVVLHHSGAEMGTGMSTSQSVICAEWLGQPADEAHFSVTDWSMLPMVSSGDPYTMAQQEQDRLEKNPLWTPSYCSPSSASNSAFYFSHSTREAARVVFEQGVWPAALSIWRNGIGGGQAAPLVVRIEDARWVEGGLTAAGMQVIPLDILAKKVHQMGGVTGATVHVFNRWQWAEASYPLGDSERRLPLDGLALRHGEGDYQPVLRRQVWYPPMQRNNAAVTYYSAMGTLAEVAVDKATGDVTLLNHHSIIECGNLIVPELVSGQVQGGLAMGIGHALHEYLPLYEDGPGNGTWNFNRYRLPRASDVAVWQQSSDILPALSETDPPKGMAEVVMIPVVAALVNAIAAATGHRFRDLPVRAEQIREVLQ